Proteins encoded by one window of Arabidopsis thaliana chromosome 2, partial sequence:
- the UMAMIT14 gene encoding nodulin MtN21 /EamA-like transporter family protein (nodulin MtN21 /EamA-like transporter family protein; FUNCTIONS IN: molecular_function unknown; INVOLVED IN: biological_process unknown; LOCATED IN: endomembrane system, membrane; EXPRESSED IN: 15 plant structures; EXPRESSED DURING: 6 growth stages; CONTAINS InterPro DOMAIN/s: Protein of unknown function DUF6, transmembrane (InterPro:IPR000620); BEST Arabidopsis thaliana protein match is: nodulin MtN21 /EamA-like transporter family protein (TAIR:AT2G37460.1); Has 4772 Blast hits to 4753 proteins in 819 species: Archae - 36; Bacteria - 2386; Metazoa - 4; Fungi - 0; Plants - 1228; Viruses - 0; Other Eukaryotes - 1118 (source: NCBI BLink).), with protein sequence MALKTWKPFITVVSLQFGYAGLSIIAKFALNQGMSPHVLASYRHIVATIFIAPFAYFLDRKIRPKMTLSIFFKILLLGLLEPTIDQNLYYTGMKYTSATFTAAMTNVLPAFAFIMAWIFRLEKVNVKKIHSQAKILGTIVTVGGAMLMTVVKGPLIPLPWANPHDIHQDSSNTGVKQDLTKGASLIAIGCICWAGFINLQAITLKSYPVELSLTAYICFLGSIESTIVALFIERGNPSAWAIHLDSKLLAAVYGGVICSGIGYYVQGVIMKTRGPVFVTAFNPLSMVIVAILGSIILAEVMFLGRILGAIVIVLGLYSVLWGKSKDEPSSSFSDMDKELPLSTPQIVLPSKANAKMDTNDASVVISRPNTNESV encoded by the exons ATGGCTTTAAAAACATGGAAGCCATTCATAACTGTTGTTTCTCTACAATTTGGATATGCTGGATTGTCGATCATAGCGAAATTCGCACTGAACCAAGGCATGAGTCCTCACGTTCTAGCGTCGTATCGCCATATCGTCGCTACAATTTTCATTGCTCCATTTGCCTATTTCTTGGATAG AAAAATACGGCCGAAGATGACGCtatccatcttcttcaagatATTGTTGCTTGGGTTATTGGA aCCAACAATTGATCAGAACTTATACTACACTGGTATGAAGTACACTTCCGCCACTTTCACAGCTGCAATGACAAATGTTCTTCCTGCCTTTGCCTTTATTATGGCATGGATCTTTAG ACTTGAGAAGGTTAACGTCAAGAAAATACACAGCCAAGCCAAGATTCTAGGAACAATTGTGACAGTTGGTGGAGCAATGCTTATGACTGTTGTGAAAGGACCTTTAATTCCTTTGCCTTGGGCTAATCCTCACGACATTCATCAAGACTCATCCAATACCGGAGTCAAACAAGACCTAACCAAAGGCGCAAGCCTCATCGCTATCGGTTGTATCTGCTGGGCCGGTTTTATCAATCTCCAA GCGATCACGCTTAAGTCGTACCCTGTAGAGCTATCCTTGACAgcttacatatgttttttggGGTCTATTGAAAGCACTATTGTGGCACTTTTTATTGAAAGAGGAAATCCATCTGCGTGGGCCATCCACTTGGATTCCAAATTACTAGCTGCTGTTTATGGT GGAGTCATATGTTCAGGGATTGGTTACTACGTTCAAGGAGTGATAATGAAAACTCGTGGACCCGTGTTTGTTACTGCCTTCAATCCATTGAGCATGGTCATTGTTGCGATCTTGGGGTCTATAATTCTTGCTGAGGTTATGTTCCTTGGAAG GATTCTTGGAGCAATAGTGATAGTTCTTGGACTCTATTCGGTTTTGTGGGGAAAAAGCAAAGACGAaccatcttcatcattttcagaCATGGACAAGGAGCTACCACTTAGTACACCACAAATTGTGCTCCCATCAAAAGCAAATGCAAAAATGGACACAAATGATGCAAGTGTTGTGATCTCGAGGCCTAACACCAATGAATCAGtctaa
- a CDS encoding Uncharacterized protein family (UPF0497) (Uncharacterised protein family (UPF0497); FUNCTIONS IN: molecular_function unknown; INVOLVED IN: biological_process unknown; LOCATED IN: endomembrane system; CONTAINS InterPro DOMAIN/s: Uncharacterised protein family UPF0497, trans-membrane plant (InterPro:IPR006702), Uncharacterised protein family UPF0497, trans-membrane plant subgroup (InterPro:IPR006459); BEST Arabidopsis thaliana protein match is: Uncharacterised protein family (UPF0497) (TAIR:AT2G39530.1); Has 160 Blast hits to 160 proteins in 15 species: Archae - 0; Bacteria - 0; Metazoa - 0; Fungi - 0; Plants - 160; Viruses - 0; Other Eukaryotes - 0 (source: NCBI BLink).), producing the protein MAPPPPSPPAVSLKVLLLLLRVLTGVFLVIALIILSTNSVTIVSQGSALKFHFKDVYAYRYMLSAAVIGLVYAVIQLFFTISEFATGVKNPFNYQLDFYGDKLISYLVATGSAAGFGVTKDLKDTFLALVALDSTDPVDKFFSKGYASASLLLFAFICLAVLSVFSSFAMAKRN; encoded by the exons ATGGCACCACCACCTCCTTCGCCACCAGCTGTTTCGTTGAAGGTTTTACTCCTTTTACTTAGGGTTTTAACAGGAGTTTTCCTTGTTATAGCGCTAATCATCCTCAGCACCAACAGTGTCACCATTGTATCTCAAGGAAGCGCATTGAAATTTCATTTCAAAGATGTTTATGCTTATAG ATATATGCTTTCAGCTGCCGTCATTGGACTGGTTTACGCCGTCATACAACTGTTCTTCACAATCTCCGAATTCGCCACCGGAGTGAAAAACCCTTTTAATTATCAACTTGATTTTTACGGTGACAAg TTAATATCATACCTAGTGGCGACGGGTTCTGCAGCTGGATTTGGAGTGACCAAAGATTTGAAAGACACATTTCTAGCATTAGTCGCATTAGATTCGACTGATCCAGTGGATAAGTTCTTTAGCAAAGGCTACGCATCGGccagtcttcttctctttgctttcaTCTGTCTTGCTGTTTTATCTGTTTTCTCATCCTTTGCCATGGCCAAACGAAATTAA
- a CDS encoding uncharacterized protein (unknown protein; Has 1 Blast hits to 1 proteins in 1 species: Archae - 0; Bacteria - 0; Metazoa - 0; Fungi - 0; Plants - 1; Viruses - 0; Other Eukaryotes - 0 (source: NCBI BLink).) codes for MVTLLVLRMISAITRKTPVKTLSKRSKTFNETAGGEGGGGAIKLITINVHIRYSFTMITISQYFHLVDELRNCTRKVWSTYPKELIELLRDSMVTH; via the exons ATGGTGACACTGTTGGTGCTGAGGATGATTAGCGCTATAACAAGGAAAACTCCTGTTAAAACCCTAAGTAAAAGGAGTAAAACCTTCAACGAAACAGCTGGTGGCGAAGGAGGTGGTGGTGCCATAAAATTGATCA CGATCAACGTTCACATTCGCTACTCGTTTACGATGATTACAATTTCTCAATACTTTCATTTAGTTGACGAATTGAGAAATTGCACACGGAAGGTTTGGTCAACGTATCCAAAGGAACTCATAGAGCTTCTCAGAGATTCGATGGTGACACACTGA